The sequence CGCTCTGAATTGCCCCTTATATGCAATTCATCTTGGGTTTCTAAAAACACATAGTCGTTAAATTTTTGGCGTAAAAAACGCTTGGCAATGGGGTGCTTGGTGATAAAAAGAGCGTATTCTGCACTAAAGGTTAAAACTTTCACTTCTATTTTTTCTAAAAGCGTGTTTTGAGCCATGATTTTAATGCGTATGGGTAAGTGGCTTTTTTGCAAGATTTCTTCTAAAGAATACGGACTAATATCCTTTTCATGCGCACATTCAAGGGCATGATAAACCCAATTAAGGAAGTAATTTTTTTTAAAACATTCCGTGTCGTTTAAAATCAATAGCGATGAAGAGAGCATGTGGCATTGGCTAAAATGCTTTTTAGCGTAGTTTAAAACTTTTTTCAATAAAGGGTGGCTGTTAG comes from Helicobacter acinonychis and encodes:
- a CDS encoding J domain-containing protein, with translation MAKIELLAKFTQIALPNSHPLLKKVLNYAKKHFSQCHMLSSSLLILNDTECFKKNYFLNWVYHALECAHEKDISPYSLEEILQKSHLPIRIKIMAQNTLLEKIEVKVLTFSAEYALFITKHPIAKRFLRQKFNDYVFLETQDELHIRGNSERFWELILTLNENKIVHNACLNFIYPNGFDNNSYTTIAERKLRECYKTLGFIKHENFSEVKKRYLELAKTYHPDLCAPKEKKVLYAKRFAIIQEAYSHIKKHA